One genomic region from Streptomyces venezuelae encodes:
- a CDS encoding adenosylcobinamide-GDP ribazoletransferase: MRNLPFGGGDYPARMDGLRFAFGTLTVFPARITRWDRDAARAGMLCAPVAGLVVGVSAAALGGTILLLGSGPLLAAVAATAVPAVLTRGLHLDGLADTADGLGSAKPAEDALRIMKQSDIGPFGVITIVLVLLAQVAALTRLYEEGWAHGTVAAALAATVARLALTHASRHGVPAARPEGLGAIVAETVPVRSATLSTALVLVACAAAGLLFSPYDAVRNVLAAGAALCAAALLLRRCVRRFGGVTGDVFGALEEAAATVALIALTLG, encoded by the coding sequence ATGCGCAATCTACCGTTCGGAGGCGGCGATTACCCTGCCCGGATGGACGGCCTGCGTTTCGCCTTCGGCACCCTCACGGTGTTCCCCGCCCGCATCACCCGCTGGGACCGGGACGCGGCGCGCGCCGGCATGCTCTGCGCCCCCGTGGCCGGACTGGTCGTCGGAGTCTCGGCCGCCGCGCTCGGCGGGACCATCCTGCTGCTCGGGTCGGGCCCGCTGCTCGCGGCGGTGGCCGCCACCGCCGTCCCCGCCGTGCTGACCCGCGGCCTCCACCTCGACGGCCTCGCCGACACGGCCGACGGCCTCGGCAGCGCCAAGCCCGCCGAGGACGCGCTGCGCATCATGAAGCAGTCGGACATCGGGCCGTTCGGCGTCATCACGATCGTCCTCGTCCTGCTCGCCCAGGTCGCCGCCCTCACCCGGCTGTACGAGGAGGGCTGGGCGCACGGCACGGTCGCCGCCGCCCTCGCCGCGACCGTCGCCCGCCTCGCCCTCACCCACGCCTCCCGCCACGGCGTCCCCGCGGCCCGCCCCGAGGGCCTCGGCGCGATCGTCGCGGAGACGGTCCCGGTCCGCTCCGCGACCCTCTCGACCGCCCTCGTCCTGGTGGCGTGCGCGGCCGCGGGCCTCCTCTTCTCTCCGTACGACGCGGTACGGAACGTCCTGGCGGCCGGCGCCGCCCTGTGCGCGGCGGCGCTGCTGCTCCGCCGGTGCGTCCGGCGTTTCGGCGGGGTGACGGGCGACGTGTTCGGCGCGCTGGAGGAGGCGGCGGCGACGGTGGCGCTCATCGCGCTGACCCTGGGGTGA
- the cobT gene encoding nicotinate-nucleotide--dimethylbenzimidazole phosphoribosyltransferase: MNLDDFSDLIERPDGGIRRDAEERRERLTVPPGALGRLDELGEWLSAAQASVKVRAIEQPKVLLFAGDHGVASLDVSGRAPGSAHELVRAVLDGASPVAVLARSMSVPVRVVDAGLDCEPELLPAEVVRHRVRRGSGRIDVENALTAEETEAAVRLGIAIADEEADSGTDLVVLGDLSVGGTTPASTLIAALCGTDASVVTGRGGAGIDDLAWMRKCAAVRDALRRARPVLGDQLELLAAVGGADLAAMTGFLLQASVRRMPVILDGVVGAACALVAQRAAFRAPDWWLAGQVSGEPAQAKALDRMALNPLLDHGVHVGEGTGALLALPLVQAAAAFAAELPERPDPTTPDAEGASEA, encoded by the coding sequence GTGAACCTGGACGACTTCTCCGATCTGATCGAGCGCCCCGACGGGGGGATCCGGCGGGACGCCGAAGAGCGCCGCGAGCGGCTGACCGTGCCGCCCGGCGCGCTCGGCCGGCTCGACGAGCTCGGTGAGTGGCTCTCGGCCGCGCAGGCCTCGGTCAAGGTGCGGGCGATCGAGCAGCCGAAGGTGCTGCTCTTCGCCGGCGACCACGGGGTGGCCTCGCTGGACGTGTCGGGCCGCGCGCCCGGCTCCGCGCACGAGCTGGTGCGCGCGGTCCTGGACGGGGCGAGCCCGGTCGCCGTCCTGGCCCGCTCGATGAGCGTTCCCGTACGGGTCGTGGACGCGGGTCTGGACTGCGAGCCGGAGCTGCTGCCCGCCGAGGTGGTGCGCCACCGGGTGCGGCGGGGCAGCGGCCGGATCGACGTGGAGAACGCGCTGACGGCCGAGGAGACCGAGGCTGCGGTGCGGCTGGGCATCGCGATCGCCGACGAGGAGGCGGACTCGGGCACCGATCTGGTGGTGCTCGGGGACCTGAGCGTGGGCGGTACGACCCCGGCGTCGACGCTGATCGCGGCGCTGTGCGGGACGGACGCCTCCGTGGTGACGGGCCGGGGCGGCGCCGGGATCGACGACCTCGCGTGGATGCGCAAGTGCGCGGCGGTCCGGGACGCGCTGCGGCGGGCCCGGCCGGTCCTCGGCGACCAGCTGGAGCTGCTCGCGGCGGTCGGCGGCGCGGACCTGGCGGCGATGACGGGCTTCCTGCTGCAGGCCTCGGTGCGGCGGATGCCGGTGATCCTGGACGGTGTGGTGGGGGCGGCCTGCGCGCTGGTGGCGCAGCGGGCGGCGTTCCGCGCGCCGGACTGGTGGCTGGCGGGGCAGGTGAGCGGGGAGCCGGCGCAGGCGAAGGCACTGGACCGGATGGCGCTCAACCCTCTGCTCGATCACGGCGTCCATGTGGGTGAGGGAACCGGGGCATTGCTCGCGCTTCCCCTCGTCCAGGCCGCGGCGGCCTTCGCCGCGGAGCTGCCCGAGCGACCGGATCCGACCACTCCGGACGCCGAGGGCGCTTCCGAGGCCTGA
- a CDS encoding bifunctional adenosylcobinamide kinase/adenosylcobinamide-phosphate guanylyltransferase produces the protein MELTLLGTGAPLGLPRPDCPCAVCALSRGTRVRAATALLLDGALLLDLTPGAALAAARSGHSLVGVRQVLLTHPHDGPAVEVPAGLPTAGRVPDGRELTLISGHRVRAVPMDSPGTGYEVTSADGERLLYLPPGGAPAGLPEDHGLPYDMVVADVTGRPDAIARLRATGAVGPATEVIAVHLDHDVPTGAALDRRLAAAGARAVPDGTTLYVGEYHEVPDVPRRTLVTGGARSGKSVEAERRLETFPEVLYVATGGTREGDPDWAERVGLHRERRPGAWRTAETCDLVPLLAEDGPALLIDCLSLWLTDAMDRVGAWDDERWADGGQAALRERTAELVAAVRATRRTVVAVTNETGSGVVPGTASGRRFRDELGRLNAAFAEECEEVLLVVAGQALVLRG, from the coding sequence GTGGAACTGACTCTGCTCGGCACCGGCGCCCCCCTCGGGCTCCCCCGCCCCGACTGCCCCTGCGCCGTCTGCGCGCTCTCCCGTGGAACCCGTGTCCGGGCCGCGACCGCGCTGCTCCTGGACGGGGCTCTGCTGCTCGATCTCACCCCGGGGGCCGCGCTCGCGGCGGCCCGTTCGGGCCACTCGCTCGTGGGCGTGCGGCAGGTGCTGCTCACGCATCCGCACGACGGGCCCGCCGTGGAGGTGCCGGCCGGGCTGCCGACGGCGGGCCGGGTGCCGGACGGCAGAGAGTTGACGCTGATCAGCGGGCACCGGGTGCGGGCGGTGCCGATGGACTCCCCCGGCACCGGCTACGAGGTGACCTCCGCGGACGGCGAGCGGCTGCTCTACCTGCCGCCGGGCGGGGCTCCGGCGGGGCTTCCGGAGGACCACGGCCTGCCGTACGACATGGTCGTCGCCGATGTGACGGGCCGTCCGGACGCCATCGCCCGGCTGCGGGCGACCGGGGCGGTCGGCCCGGCCACCGAGGTGATCGCCGTCCATCTGGACCACGACGTGCCGACGGGTGCCGCGCTGGACCGGCGGCTCGCGGCGGCGGGGGCGCGGGCGGTGCCGGACGGGACGACGCTGTACGTCGGCGAGTACCACGAGGTGCCGGACGTGCCCCGGCGGACGCTGGTGACGGGCGGGGCCCGGTCGGGGAAGTCCGTGGAGGCCGAGCGTCGTCTGGAGACCTTCCCCGAGGTGCTGTACGTGGCGACGGGCGGGACCCGGGAGGGCGACCCGGACTGGGCGGAGCGGGTGGGGCTCCACCGGGAGCGTCGGCCGGGTGCGTGGCGTACCGCCGAGACCTGTGACCTTGTACCGCTGCTCGCCGAGGACGGTCCGGCGCTCCTCATCGACTGCCTGTCGCTGTGGCTGACGGACGCCATGGACCGGGTGGGCGCCTGGGACGACGAGCGGTGGGCGGACGGCGGGCAGGCGGCGCTGCGGGAGCGGACGGCGGAGCTGGTCGCGGCGGTGCGGGCGACGCGCCGCACGGTCGTGGCGGTGACCAACGAGACGGGCTCGGGGGTCGTGCCGGGCACGGCGTCGGGGCGGCGGTTCCGGGACGAGCTGGGCCGGCTGAACGCGGCCTTCGCCGAGGAGTGCGAGGAGGTCCTCCTCGTGGTCGCAGGACAGGCTCTGGTGCTGCGCGGGTAG
- a CDS encoding spherulation-specific family 4 protein: MTVTPSLLVPYYEHPADRPEAWSALVAAAPSLHGVVLNPASGAGRAPDPAFAEVSARLRESGVPVLGYVDTDYGRRPHAEVVTDLLRHRDWYGADGTFLDQVTTAPGGLAHYRRIAVAARAAGAATLVLNHGAHPDPGYEEFADLLVTFEGPWDTYRTLDLPVAPHYCHLVYAAPPGVRPATPVHCAVPGTGAHPWGTLPHLLEPAR; the protein is encoded by the coding sequence ATGACCGTGACGCCGTCCCTCCTGGTGCCGTACTACGAGCACCCCGCCGACCGCCCCGAGGCCTGGTCGGCCCTCGTCGCCGCCGCGCCCTCCCTGCACGGCGTCGTCCTCAACCCGGCGAGCGGCGCGGGCAGGGCGCCCGACCCGGCCTTCGCCGAGGTCTCCGCGCGGCTGCGGGAGTCCGGTGTCCCCGTCCTCGGGTACGTGGACACCGACTACGGCCGCCGCCCGCACGCCGAGGTCGTCACCGACCTGCTCCGGCACCGCGACTGGTACGGCGCCGACGGGACCTTCCTCGACCAGGTGACGACCGCGCCCGGCGGCCTCGCCCACTACCGGCGGATCGCGGTCGCGGCCCGGGCCGCCGGGGCCGCGACCCTCGTCCTCAACCACGGCGCCCACCCGGATCCGGGGTACGAGGAGTTCGCCGACCTCCTCGTCACCTTCGAGGGCCCCTGGGACACGTACCGGACGCTCGACCTCCCGGTCGCCCCGCACTACTGCCACCTCGTCTACGCGGCCCCGCCCGGGGTCCGCCCCGCCACCCCGGTGCACTGCGCCGTCCCCGGCACGGGCGCCCACCCCTGGGGCACACTGCCGCATCTCCTGGAGCCCGCCCGATGA
- the lpdA gene encoding dihydrolipoyl dehydrogenase: MANDASTVFDLVILGGGSGGYAAALRGAQLGLDVALIEKNKLGGTCLHNGCIPTKALLHAGEVADQAREAEQFGVKASFEGIDIKGVHKYKDDVISGLYKGLQGLVASRKVTYIEGTGRLSSPTSVDVDGRRVEGRHVLLATGSVPKSLPGLEIDGNRIISSDHALTLDRVPESAIILGGGVIGVEFASAWKSFGTDVTVIEGLKHLVPVEDENSSKLLERAFRKRGIKFNLGTFFQSAEYTDSGVKVTLADGKTFEAEVLLVAIGRGPVSAGLGYEEQGVAMDRGYVLVDEYMRTNVPTISAVGDLVPTLQLAHVGFAEGILVAERLAGLKAVPIDYDGVPRVTYCHPEVASVGITEAKAKEIYGADKVVALKYNLAGNGKSKILKTAGEIKLVQVKDGAVVGVHMVGDRMGEQVGEAQLIYNWEALPAEVAQLIHAHPTQNEALGEAHLALAGKPLHSHD; the protein is encoded by the coding sequence GTGGCGAACGACGCCAGCACCGTTTTCGACCTAGTGATCCTCGGCGGCGGTAGCGGCGGTTACGCCGCGGCGCTGCGCGGAGCGCAGCTGGGCCTGGACGTCGCACTGATCGAGAAGAACAAGCTCGGCGGCACCTGCCTGCACAACGGCTGCATCCCGACGAAGGCCCTGCTCCACGCCGGCGAGGTCGCCGACCAGGCGCGCGAGGCGGAGCAGTTCGGTGTCAAGGCCTCCTTCGAGGGCATCGACATCAAGGGCGTGCACAAGTACAAGGACGACGTGATCTCGGGCCTGTACAAGGGTCTGCAGGGTCTCGTCGCCTCCCGCAAGGTGACCTACATCGAGGGCACGGGTCGCCTCTCCTCCCCGACCTCCGTCGACGTCGACGGCCGTCGCGTCGAGGGCCGTCACGTGCTCCTCGCCACGGGCTCCGTGCCGAAGTCGCTCCCCGGTCTGGAGATCGACGGCAACCGGATCATCTCCTCGGACCACGCGCTGACCCTGGACCGGGTCCCGGAGTCCGCGATCATCCTGGGCGGCGGCGTCATCGGCGTCGAGTTCGCCTCGGCGTGGAAGTCCTTCGGCACCGACGTGACGGTGATCGAGGGCCTGAAGCACCTCGTCCCGGTCGAGGACGAGAACAGCTCGAAGCTTCTTGAGCGCGCGTTCCGCAAGCGCGGCATCAAGTTCAACCTCGGCACCTTCTTCCAGTCCGCCGAGTACACCGACAGCGGCGTCAAGGTCACCCTGGCCGACGGCAAGACCTTCGAGGCCGAGGTGCTGCTCGTCGCGATCGGCCGCGGCCCGGTCTCCGCCGGTCTCGGCTACGAGGAGCAGGGCGTCGCGATGGACCGCGGCTACGTCCTGGTCGACGAGTACATGCGTACCAACGTGCCGACGATCTCGGCCGTGGGCGACCTCGTCCCGACGCTCCAGCTCGCGCACGTCGGCTTCGCCGAGGGCATCCTCGTCGCGGAGCGCCTGGCCGGCCTGAAGGCCGTGCCGATCGACTACGACGGCGTGCCGCGGGTGACGTACTGCCACCCCGAGGTCGCCTCCGTCGGCATCACCGAGGCCAAGGCCAAGGAGATCTACGGCGCGGACAAGGTCGTCGCCCTGAAGTACAACCTCGCGGGCAACGGCAAGAGCAAGATCCTCAAGACCGCGGGCGAGATCAAGCTCGTCCAGGTCAAGGACGGTGCCGTGGTCGGCGTCCACATGGTCGGTGACCGCATGGGCGAGCAGGTCGGCGAAGCGCAGCTGATCTACAACTGGGAGGCGCTGCCGGCCGAGGTCGCGCAGCTCATCCACGCCCACCCGACGCAGAACGAGGCGCTCGGCGAGGCCCACCTGGCCCTGGCCGGCAAGCCGCTGCACTCCCACGACTGA
- a CDS encoding endo alpha-1,4 polygalactosaminidase — MRRLLPLLAGLLLLVTACTTAPGPDPKPSPDERWRPKPGLAWQWQLSGRLDPTVDVPVYDIDGFDHPASTVKDLHARGRKVICYLSTGAWEDFRPDAARFPKSVLGAGNGWDGERWLDIRRTDVLEPLMAKRLDMCRDKGFDAVEPDNMDGYRNRTGFPLTAADQLRYNRLIARLAHDRGLAVGLKNDLDQIPRLLPDFDFAVNEQCAEYDECGRLAPFVAAGKAVFHVEYELDTGEFCPQARKLGLSSMLKKYELGVWRKPC, encoded by the coding sequence ATGAGACGTCTGCTGCCCCTGCTCGCGGGCCTGTTGCTCCTGGTCACGGCCTGTACGACGGCCCCCGGCCCCGACCCGAAACCCTCGCCGGACGAGCGCTGGCGGCCGAAGCCCGGCCTGGCCTGGCAGTGGCAGCTCAGCGGCCGGCTCGACCCGACGGTCGACGTCCCGGTGTACGACATCGACGGCTTCGACCACCCGGCGTCCACGGTGAAGGACCTGCACGCCCGCGGCCGCAAGGTCATCTGCTACCTCTCCACCGGAGCCTGGGAGGACTTCCGCCCGGACGCCGCCCGCTTCCCGAAGTCCGTCCTCGGTGCGGGCAACGGCTGGGACGGCGAGCGCTGGCTCGACATCCGCCGCACCGACGTCCTCGAACCGCTCATGGCGAAGCGGCTCGACATGTGCCGTGACAAGGGCTTCGACGCCGTCGAACCCGACAACATGGACGGCTACCGCAACCGCACCGGCTTCCCGCTCACCGCCGCCGACCAGCTCCGCTACAACCGCCTCATCGCCCGCCTGGCCCACGACCGGGGCCTCGCGGTGGGCCTCAAGAACGACCTGGACCAGATCCCCCGGCTGCTCCCGGACTTCGACTTCGCGGTCAACGAACAGTGCGCCGAGTACGACGAGTGCGGCCGCCTGGCGCCGTTCGTGGCGGCCGGCAAGGCGGTCTTCCACGTCGAGTACGAGCTGGACACGGGCGAGTTCTGCCCGCAGGCGCGGAAGCTGGGCCTCAGCTCGATGCTGAAGAAGTACGAGCTCGGGGTCTGGCGCAAGCCCTGCTGA
- a CDS encoding leucyl aminopeptidase → MTALTLSTAGAATLRADALVVGVAKSGKTLVVAPGADAVDKAFDGRLAAVLETLGASGSEGEAIKLPAPAGLKAPVVLAVGLGSAPEDGESYGAETLRRAAGTAARTLTGSKKAAFALPIASAEDAAAVAEGALLGAYAYTAYQESGKDAKKPLAEVALLGAKPRDKAYKAAAERAQAVAEEMNRARDLINMPPNDLYPESFAAVVAAAGKEHGLKVQVLDEKALEKGGYGGILGVGKGAVRGPRLVRIAYTHPKAERTLALVGKGITYDSGGISLKPAGHNETMKCDMSGAAAVFAAVVAASRIGLAVNVTGWLALAENMPSGSATRPGDVLRMYSGKTVEVLNTDAEGRLVLADALTRASEEHPDAIVDVATLTGAMVLALGDRTFGIMANDDDYRTAIHEIAEEVGEQSWPMPLPADLRKSMDSPTADMANMGVRMGGGLVAGLFLQEFVGEGITWAHLDIAGPAFHEGAPYGYTPKGGTGSSVRTLVKLAELTAAGEL, encoded by the coding sequence GTGACTGCTCTCACTCTCAGCACTGCCGGTGCGGCGACGCTGCGCGCCGACGCCCTCGTGGTCGGCGTCGCGAAGTCCGGGAAGACGCTCGTCGTCGCCCCGGGCGCCGACGCCGTCGACAAGGCCTTCGACGGGCGGCTCGCCGCCGTCCTGGAGACCCTGGGCGCCTCGGGTTCCGAGGGTGAGGCGATCAAGCTGCCCGCGCCCGCCGGCCTCAAGGCCCCCGTCGTCCTGGCCGTCGGCCTGGGCTCCGCCCCCGAGGACGGCGAGTCGTACGGCGCGGAGACCCTGCGCCGCGCCGCCGGCACCGCCGCCCGCACCCTGACCGGCTCGAAGAAGGCCGCCTTCGCGCTGCCGATCGCCTCCGCCGAGGACGCCGCCGCCGTCGCGGAGGGCGCCCTGCTCGGCGCGTACGCCTACACCGCGTACCAGGAGAGCGGCAAGGACGCGAAGAAGCCGCTGGCCGAGGTCGCCCTGCTCGGCGCCAAGCCGCGCGACAAGGCGTACAAGGCCGCCGCCGAGCGCGCCCAGGCCGTGGCCGAGGAGATGAACCGCGCCCGCGACCTGATCAACATGCCGCCGAACGACCTCTACCCCGAGTCGTTCGCCGCCGTCGTCGCGGCCGCCGGCAAGGAGCACGGCCTCAAGGTGCAGGTGCTCGACGAGAAGGCGCTCGAGAAGGGCGGCTACGGCGGCATCCTCGGCGTCGGCAAGGGCGCCGTCCGCGGCCCGCGCCTGGTCCGGATCGCCTACACCCACCCGAAGGCGGAGCGGACCCTCGCCCTCGTCGGCAAGGGCATCACCTACGACTCCGGCGGCATCTCCCTGAAGCCTGCCGGCCACAACGAGACGATGAAGTGCGACATGAGCGGCGCCGCCGCCGTCTTCGCCGCCGTCGTCGCCGCGTCCCGCATCGGGCTCGCCGTCAACGTCACCGGCTGGCTCGCCCTCGCCGAGAACATGCCGTCCGGCTCCGCCACCCGCCCGGGTGACGTGCTGCGCATGTACAGCGGCAAGACCGTCGAGGTCCTCAACACCGACGCCGAGGGCCGGCTCGTCCTCGCCGACGCGCTGACCCGGGCCTCCGAGGAGCACCCGGACGCGATCGTCGACGTGGCGACCCTGACCGGCGCGATGGTCCTGGCGCTGGGCGACCGCACCTTCGGCATCATGGCCAACGACGACGACTACCGGACCGCGATCCACGAGATCGCCGAGGAGGTCGGCGAGCAGTCCTGGCCGATGCCGCTCCCGGCGGACCTGCGCAAGTCCATGGACTCCCCCACCGCCGACATGGCGAACATGGGCGTCCGTATGGGCGGCGGTCTGGTCGCCGGTCTCTTCCTCCAGGAGTTCGTGGGCGAGGGCATCACCTGGGCCCACCTGGACATCGCGGGCCCGGCCTTCCACGAGGGCGCCCCGTACGGGTACACCCCGAAGGGCGGCACCGGCTCCTCGGTGCGCACCCTGGTGAAGCTGGCCGAGCTCACGGCGGCCGGCGAGCTCTGA
- a CDS encoding phosphatidylglycerol lysyltransferase domain-containing protein, translating to MGEVRLSAEATPRGSTVRSRRSAAYAVWYLRVVTFINFLSAVWVSFGQDLRRHNEDDYFTPYMLTAGFASGVFTLFLAITMRRRKRAAWILNMVLAGLFLLLFALVMVFPEIRQHAQNWISLALTASFVLALLLGRKEFYAKGDRSNPWLAAVVAVGGLLVTSLFAAFLVTVTNTSAEHSTFLERWRYGVMRLVTLATDDSRFTGITTPGWVDVTINVLSTLLLFAVLFAAFRSRRATDPLTEEDEERLRALLDKQGERDSLGYFALRREKSVVWSPSEKAAVTYRVVGGVSLASGDPIGDPEAWPGAIEPWLAEAREHGWIPAVMGASEEAGVIYARHGLDALELGDEAIVETDEFTLDGRAMRTVRQAFNRVKRAGYEVRIRRHEDIPAAEMDELLRKADDWRDGATERGFSMALGRLGDPHDGRCVMLECTDGEGELRAVLSFVPWGPKGLSLDLMRRDRDSENGLMEFMVIELLQRAKEIGITQVSLNFAMFRSVFERGSKLGAGPVLRMWRSLLSFFSRWWQIESLYRANAKYRPIWEPRFMLFEKSADLLRIGLAAGRAEGFLEAPGLPKWLHRKHLESGR from the coding sequence ATGGGAGAAGTCCGCTTGTCTGCCGAAGCAACACCCCGAGGCTCCACCGTCCGTTCGCGACGCAGTGCCGCGTACGCCGTCTGGTACCTGCGCGTCGTCACGTTCATCAACTTCCTGAGCGCCGTCTGGGTCTCCTTCGGACAGGACCTGCGCCGCCACAACGAGGACGACTACTTCACCCCGTACATGCTCACCGCGGGCTTCGCCTCGGGCGTCTTCACGCTGTTCCTGGCGATCACCATGCGCCGCCGCAAGCGGGCAGCGTGGATCCTCAACATGGTTCTCGCCGGGCTCTTCCTGCTGCTCTTCGCCCTCGTGATGGTCTTCCCGGAGATCCGGCAGCACGCCCAGAACTGGATCTCGCTCGCACTGACCGCCTCCTTCGTCCTGGCGCTGCTGCTCGGCCGCAAGGAGTTCTACGCGAAGGGCGACCGCTCCAACCCGTGGCTCGCCGCGGTCGTCGCGGTCGGCGGACTGCTCGTCACCTCGCTGTTCGCCGCGTTCCTGGTCACCGTCACCAACACCTCGGCCGAGCACTCCACCTTCCTGGAGCGCTGGCGGTACGGCGTGATGCGGCTGGTGACCCTGGCCACCGACGACTCGCGCTTCACCGGGATCACCACCCCCGGCTGGGTCGACGTCACCATCAACGTCCTCTCCACGCTGCTGCTCTTCGCGGTGCTCTTCGCCGCCTTCCGCTCCCGCCGGGCCACCGACCCGCTGACCGAGGAGGACGAGGAGCGGCTGCGGGCCCTGCTCGACAAGCAGGGAGAACGCGACTCGCTCGGCTACTTCGCACTGCGCCGCGAGAAGAGCGTCGTGTGGTCGCCGAGCGAGAAGGCCGCCGTCACCTACCGGGTGGTCGGCGGGGTCTCGCTCGCGTCCGGCGACCCGATCGGCGACCCCGAGGCCTGGCCCGGCGCGATCGAGCCCTGGCTGGCGGAGGCGCGCGAACACGGCTGGATCCCGGCCGTGATGGGCGCGAGCGAGGAGGCCGGGGTCATCTACGCCCGGCACGGTCTCGACGCCCTGGAGCTGGGCGACGAAGCTATCGTCGAGACCGACGAGTTCACCCTGGACGGCCGGGCCATGCGGACGGTCCGGCAGGCCTTCAACCGCGTGAAGCGGGCCGGTTACGAGGTCCGCATCCGGCGCCACGAGGACATCCCGGCCGCGGAGATGGACGAGCTGCTCCGCAAGGCCGACGACTGGCGGGACGGGGCGACCGAGCGCGGCTTCTCGATGGCGCTGGGGCGGCTCGGGGACCCGCACGACGGGCGCTGCGTGATGCTGGAGTGCACCGACGGCGAGGGTGAGCTGCGGGCGGTGCTCTCCTTCGTGCCCTGGGGGCCGAAGGGCCTCTCGCTCGACCTGATGCGCCGTGACCGGGACTCCGAGAACGGTCTGATGGAGTTCATGGTGATCGAGCTGCTCCAGCGCGCGAAGGAGATCGGGATCACCCAGGTCTCGCTGAACTTCGCGATGTTCCGCTCCGTCTTCGAACGTGGCTCGAAGCTCGGGGCGGGACCCGTGCTGCGCATGTGGCGTTCACTGCTCAGCTTCTTCTCCCGCTGGTGGCAGATCGAGTCGCTGTACCGCGCCAACGCCAAGTACCGACCGATCTGGGAGCCCCGATTCATGCTCTTCGAGAAGAGCGCCGACCTGCTGCGCATCGGCCTCGCCGCCGGCCGGGCCGAGGGCTTCCTCGAAGCCCCCGGCCTGCCGAAGTGGCTGCACCGCAAGCACCTGGAGAGCGGGCGTTGA